A region from the Mycoplasmopsis phocirhinis genome encodes:
- the uvrB gene encoding excinuclease ABC subunit UvrB, producing MSKYNLVSKYQPAGDQPQAIAQLVQNINLGKKFQVLKGVTGSGKTFTIANVIANFDRPVLVLSHNKTLASQLYSELKSFFPHNNVEYFVSYFDYYRPEAYIPSTDSYIEKNSQTNREIEAMRMSTFNSLLTENNTIVVASVSAIYGALNPNEYSEQIFYIQIGDIYKRSDFFKKLIQKNYKRNEIDQDLGTFSAKGDTVFIRPAHSEEFMIRVDFWDDTIEKIVTVNPLTKSIIQTHKQFRIFPGDAYTVGNELIKKVVEQINEELQKQIHFFSLNNKLLEAQRIDERTTKDIDSLREFGVCSGIENYSRFFDRREPGERPYTLLDYFANKNPLLIIDESHMMIPQLRGMYHGDRARKLNLVEYGFRLPSALDNRPLRFDEFEAAFDFQTIFISATPEEYELNKTNGDLTRLFVRPTGLLDPIIEVKSSKNQVEDIYDELQKQKQKNERTLILTTTKRLAEELTRYFLEKNEKIAFIHSEHNTFERNRILLKLRKGIYDTVIGINLLREGIDLPEVSLIMVLDADKEGFLRDTKSLIQIAGRAARNANGRVIFYADSISRSMKATIEDNQQKRNLQIAYNLKHNITPQTIIKEIPNALLDDAKDDEISFYLTKNKINKKAKTQLLEELKAKMNEAAKNLDYEKAIEIRDLIIELESKNN from the coding sequence ATGTCTAAATATAATTTGGTTTCAAAATATCAACCAGCCGGTGACCAACCTCAAGCAATCGCGCAATTAGTGCAAAATATTAATTTAGGTAAAAAATTTCAAGTTTTAAAAGGTGTAACCGGAAGTGGTAAAACTTTTACCATAGCCAATGTGATAGCTAATTTTGATCGACCCGTTTTAGTATTATCTCATAATAAAACCTTAGCTTCGCAATTATATAGCGAATTAAAATCATTTTTTCCACACAATAATGTTGAGTATTTTGTCTCCTATTTTGATTATTATCGGCCCGAAGCTTATATTCCTTCAACTGATTCATATATTGAAAAAAATTCACAAACTAATCGTGAAATAGAAGCAATGCGAATGTCAACATTTAACTCATTATTGACTGAAAATAATACAATTGTAGTTGCTTCAGTTTCGGCTATATATGGTGCTTTAAATCCTAATGAATATAGTGAGCAAATTTTTTACATTCAAATTGGTGATATTTATAAACGAAGCGATTTTTTCAAAAAACTTATTCAAAAAAATTATAAACGCAACGAAATTGATCAAGATTTAGGAACTTTCAGCGCCAAAGGAGACACTGTTTTTATTCGGCCAGCCCACAGCGAAGAATTTATGATTAGAGTAGATTTTTGAGATGACACTATTGAAAAAATTGTAACAGTTAATCCACTAACTAAATCAATTATTCAAACTCATAAACAATTTCGGATTTTTCCTGGTGATGCGTATACAGTTGGTAATGAATTAATTAAAAAAGTTGTTGAGCAAATAAATGAAGAATTACAAAAACAAATTCATTTTTTTTCACTCAATAATAAATTATTAGAAGCCCAAAGAATCGATGAACGAACAACTAAAGATATTGATTCACTGCGTGAATTTGGTGTGTGTTCCGGTATTGAAAACTACTCACGTTTTTTTGATCGCCGTGAGCCTGGTGAAAGACCTTACACTTTATTAGATTATTTCGCTAATAAAAATCCTTTATTAATTATTGATGAAAGTCATATGATGATTCCACAATTGCGTGGAATGTATCATGGCGATCGTGCCCGTAAGTTAAATTTAGTTGAATATGGTTTTAGATTGCCTTCGGCTTTAGATAATCGACCTTTGCGCTTTGATGAATTTGAAGCTGCGTTTGATTTTCAAACAATTTTTATTTCAGCTACACCCGAAGAATATGAATTAAATAAAACCAACGGAGATTTAACACGATTATTTGTGCGTCCTACCGGTCTTTTAGACCCAATTATTGAAGTTAAAAGTTCTAAAAACCAAGTTGAAGATATTTATGATGAATTGCAAAAACAAAAACAAAAAAACGAACGCACATTGATTTTAACCACTACTAAACGTCTAGCAGAAGAATTAACTCGTTATTTTTTAGAAAAAAACGAAAAAATTGCTTTTATTCATTCTGAACATAATACTTTTGAGCGCAATCGCATTCTATTAAAGTTGCGTAAAGGTATTTATGATACTGTTATTGGGATTAATTTATTGCGTGAAGGAATTGACTTGCCGGAGGTTAGTTTAATTATGGTTTTAGACGCTGATAAAGAAGGTTTTTTGCGTGACACTAAATCTTTAATTCAAATTGCCGGTCGAGCTGCCCGTAATGCTAATGGTCGAGTGATATTTTATGCTGATAGCATTTCACGAAGTATGAAAGCAACTATTGAAGATAATCAGCAAAAACGAAATTTACAAATAGCATATAACTTAAAACATAATATTACACCTCAAACGATTATCAAAGAAATACCAAATGCTCTTTTAGATGATGCTAAAGACGATGAAATTAGCTTTTATTTAACTAAAAATAAAATTAATAAAAAAGCTAAAACACAATTGCTGGAAGAATTAAAAGCTAAAATGAATGAAGCGGCAAAAAATTTAGATTATGAAAAAGCAATTGAAATTCGTGATCTTATTATTGAATTGGAATCAAAAAACAATTAA
- the uvrA gene encoding excinuclease ABC subunit UvrA translates to MSTKEFISIKGARENNLKNVNLILPKNKLIVFTGLSGSGKSSLAFNTIYEEGRRRYVDSLSNYARQFLGGSNKPDVDAIDGLSPSIAIEQKTTHNNPRSTVGTVTEIYDYLRLLFARIGVTYCPQHKIAIKSQTNKDIIESITSLNSTGKIMILSPIVDNEKGTHLNLIDKLRKEGFIRLKVDGQLKNLDYDEINLDKNTKHTIDIVVDRLDVHGDSSRLAEAISVAAEYSKGLVKVEAQNGEIKTFSKLHSCMYKDFEMPKIEPRLFSFNSPAGACEQCKGLGVDLRASFEALVPEPWRSINNGAIKIFENTVNSQNLEWQEFEVLLNHYNIDKSIPIEDLSVDEIKKIKYGSDEEIEFVLISSSGNRIRRSKRIEGILDIVERKYMETSSQAIRDYTKKYMGSYPCSKCNYSRLNKYALAVKINDKNIDDFARLSIEQALNTIQNIDLNENETHISSLIITELINRLSFLQNVGLNYLNLNRSAETLSGGESQRIKLATQVGSNLTGVLYVLDEPSIGLHQRDNDRLIATLKNMVAIGNTLIVVEHDEDTIRAAEHIVDIGPLAGEQGGNIVAQGTMQEIMREKNSLTGQYLSGELKIEVPKYRRSGNGQVVTVKGAKENNLKNIDVKFPLGKFIAVTGISGSGKSTLVNEIFVKGIQRVVNKTTDKIGKFSSIHNINAIDKVIPISQSPIGRTPRSTPATHISVFDDIRDLFASTTEAQARAFSKSNFSFNVPGGRCEKCSGDGVIKIEMHFLPDVYIVCDQCDGHRYTKETLEVKYKNKNISDVLNMSVDQAYEFFASRPKIKQKLEVIKSIGLGYIKLGQPSTTLSGGEAQRVKLATYLHKKATGKTVYVLDEPTTGLHPHDVNKLLSVLNKIVDNGDTVVVIEHNLDVIKCADYVIDLGPEGGINGGKIVASGTPEQVANIAGSYTGQYLKKYLI, encoded by the coding sequence ATGTCAACAAAAGAATTTATTAGCATTAAAGGTGCTAGAGAAAATAACTTAAAAAATGTTAATTTGATTTTACCTAAAAACAAATTAATTGTTTTTACTGGTTTATCAGGTTCGGGCAAATCTTCATTAGCTTTTAATACAATTTACGAAGAAGGTCGGCGTCGTTATGTTGATAGTTTAAGCAATTATGCTCGTCAATTTTTAGGTGGTAGTAATAAGCCTGATGTTGATGCTATTGATGGTTTAAGTCCTTCAATTGCCATTGAACAAAAAACAACTCATAACAATCCACGCTCAACCGTAGGCACTGTAACTGAAATTTATGATTATTTACGTTTATTGTTTGCTCGTATTGGTGTTACATATTGTCCTCAACATAAAATTGCTATAAAGTCGCAAACTAATAAAGATATAATTGAATCGATAACTTCGCTAAATTCAACAGGCAAAATAATGATATTATCACCAATTGTTGATAACGAAAAAGGAACCCATTTAAATTTAATTGATAAATTACGCAAAGAAGGTTTTATTCGTTTAAAAGTTGATGGTCAATTAAAAAATTTAGATTATGATGAAATTAATTTAGATAAAAACACTAAACACACAATTGATATTGTTGTTGATCGTTTAGATGTTCATGGTGATTCATCACGTTTAGCCGAAGCGATTTCAGTTGCCGCTGAATATAGCAAAGGTTTAGTTAAAGTTGAAGCACAAAATGGTGAAATTAAAACATTTTCTAAATTACACTCATGTATGTATAAAGATTTTGAAATGCCTAAAATTGAACCACGTTTATTTTCATTTAATTCACCAGCCGGTGCATGTGAACAATGTAAAGGTTTAGGAGTAGATTTGCGAGCTAGTTTTGAAGCGTTAGTACCTGAACCGTGAAGAAGTATTAACAACGGGGCTATTAAAATTTTTGAAAACACAGTTAATAGTCAAAATTTAGAATGACAAGAGTTTGAGGTTTTATTAAATCATTATAATATCGATAAATCAATTCCTATTGAGGATTTATCAGTAGATGAAATCAAAAAAATTAAATACGGTTCGGATGAGGAAATTGAATTTGTTTTAATTTCTTCTTCAGGTAATCGAATTCGTCGCAGTAAACGGATTGAAGGAATTTTAGATATAGTTGAGCGCAAATATATGGAAACTAGTTCACAAGCAATTAGAGACTACACCAAAAAATATATGGGTTCATATCCATGTTCGAAATGTAATTATTCACGTTTGAATAAATATGCTCTTGCTGTTAAAATAAATGATAAAAATATTGATGATTTTGCTCGTTTATCGATTGAACAAGCACTTAATACTATTCAAAATATTGATTTAAACGAGAATGAAACACACATTTCATCTTTGATTATTACTGAATTAATTAACCGTTTAAGTTTTTTACAAAATGTTGGTTTAAACTATTTAAATTTAAACCGTAGTGCTGAAACTTTATCTGGTGGCGAAAGCCAGCGTATTAAATTGGCTACGCAAGTTGGTTCTAATTTAACAGGAGTATTATATGTATTGGACGAGCCTTCAATTGGTTTGCACCAAAGAGACAATGATCGTTTAATTGCCACGCTAAAAAATATGGTTGCAATAGGTAATACTTTAATCGTTGTTGAGCATGATGAAGACACAATCCGAGCCGCTGAACATATTGTAGATATAGGTCCATTGGCTGGTGAACAAGGTGGCAATATTGTAGCTCAGGGAACAATGCAAGAAATTATGCGTGAAAAAAATTCTTTAACTGGACAATATTTAAGTGGTGAATTAAAAATTGAAGTACCTAAATATCGCCGTTCAGGAAATGGTCAAGTAGTAACAGTTAAAGGAGCCAAGGAAAATAATTTAAAAAATATTGATGTTAAATTTCCTTTAGGTAAATTTATTGCTGTAACCGGTATTAGCGGCAGTGGCAAAAGTACACTAGTTAATGAAATTTTTGTTAAAGGAATTCAACGAGTTGTTAATAAAACTACTGATAAAATAGGCAAATTTTCTTCAATTCACAACATTAATGCTATTGATAAAGTTATTCCAATTTCACAAAGCCCTATAGGAAGAACTCCTCGCTCAACTCCAGCTACTCATATTTCAGTTTTTGATGATATTAGAGATTTATTTGCTTCTACCACAGAAGCTCAAGCTCGTGCATTTAGTAAATCTAATTTTAGTTTCAATGTACCAGGTGGTCGCTGCGAAAAATGTAGTGGTGATGGTGTAATTAAAATCGAGATGCATTTTTTGCCTGATGTTTATATAGTTTGTGATCAATGTGATGGTCATCGTTATACAAAAGAAACTTTAGAAGTAAAATATAAAAATAAAAATATTTCAGATGTTTTAAATATGAGTGTTGATCAAGCATATGAATTTTTTGCTTCAAGACCTAAAATTAAGCAAAAATTAGAAGTAATTAAATCAATTGGTTTAGGTTATATTAAATTAGGACAACCTTCAACCACATTAAGCGGCGGTGAAGCTCAACGAGTAAAATTAGCTACTTATTTACACAAAAAAGCAACCGGTAAAACTGTATATGTTTTAGATGAACCTACAACTGGTTTACACCCGCATGATGTCAATAAATTATTGAGTGTTTTAAATAAAATAGTTGATAATGGAGATACAGTTGTGGTAATTGAGCATAATCTAGATGTGATAAAATGTGCTGACTATGTTATAGATTTAGGACCTGAAGGTGGAATAAATGGTGGCAAAATTGTCGCAAGCGGTACTCCTGAACAAGTGGCGAATATAGCCGGAAGTTATACAGGTCAATATTTAAAAAAATACTTAATATAA
- a CDS encoding restriction endonuclease subunit S domain-containing protein, producing MNKNIVNNLYIFKEMLNKKLTKPISHKRHYIQETQFIKIALPSSNEQHQIYKIIRAIDQILSLLQRELIFLKKTEDTYLIRIKQ from the coding sequence GTGAATAAAAATATTGTAAATAATCTTTATATTTTTAAAGAGATGTTAAATAAAAAACTTACTAAACCCATCTCACATAAAAGACATTATATTCAAGAAACACAATTTATTAAAATTGCATTACCTAGTAGTAACGAACAACATCAAATTTATAAAATTATTCGTGCAATTGACCAAATCCTATCACTTCTTCAGCGTGAGTTGATTTTTTTAAAAAAAACTGAAGACACTTATTTGATACGAATTAAGCAATAA
- a CDS encoding restriction endonuclease subunit S, with protein sequence MFTNAWELINISNVVEYGLTGGTPYTQNPEYYNGNIPFLNISDITENDGKYLTKIKKTISLKAVKNTSAKLIEQQHLIVGMYASIGKIAINKHNLAISQAVIALKFKKTYDLDFYYFLFYKKYINNEWNKESLNGVQSNLTKKTILDLPHKTTNIKEQNKISTLLNYFYKIVSLLQRKLKMLENIKNTLLEKMFV encoded by the coding sequence TTATTCACAAACGCTTGAGAACTAATAAATATTAGCAATGTTGTTGAATATGGTTTAACAGGCGGAACACCATATACACAAAATCCCGAGTACTATAATGGAAATATTCCTTTTTTGAATATTTCAGATATTACAGAAAATGATGGTAAGTATTTAACTAAAATCAAGAAAACAATATCGCTAAAAGCAGTTAAAAACACATCAGCAAAATTAATAGAACAACAACATTTAATTGTAGGAATGTACGCTTCAATAGGTAAAATTGCTATAAATAAGCATAATTTAGCAATAAGCCAGGCTGTTATAGCTTTAAAATTCAAAAAAACTTATGATTTAGATTTTTATTACTTTCTTTTTTATAAAAAATACATTAATAATGAATGAAATAAAGAATCTCTTAATGGTGTTCAGTCAAATTTAACTAAAAAAACGATATTAGATTTGCCACATAAAACCACAAATATTAAAGAACAAAACAAAATTTCAACTCTACTCAATTATTTTTATAAAATTGTATCACTTCTTCAGCGTAAGTTAAAAATGCTTGAAAACATCAAAAATACGCTGCTTGAAAAGATGTTTGTTTAA